In Roseibium algicola, the DNA window TTCGGCGGCGGCAACAGCTTCTTCACGACCTCGCGCCCGTAGACGTACTCCGTCTTGGAAAAGAAATTGAACAGAAGCAAACGGTCGTTGGTCCGGCAAATACGGCCTGCATAATTGCCCGTCGGCAGGATCACATTGTCGAAGAAGTTCTGGTATGGCCCCTCAATCGTCTCCGCGTACCAGTAGTGGATCTTGGTGTCTTCGCGGATCGATCCCATCAGGTAATAGCGGCCGTCGAGACGAAACAGGTTCGGCACTTCGACGTCGTCATAAAGACCGGGCCGATAAAGAGGTGGCTCGAACGTGAATTTGTCCGGTTTGGTCTCGCGTGCGAGCCCGACGCAGCCGCGCCGTATGACCGGCCCTTCCTTGACACGGGCAGAGGCCAGCAGCAGGCGTTCGCCTGTGTCTTCATCAACATAGAAGAACGGATCGCGGAAACTGACCCACTTCCGGCCTTCGTCTACAGTGCTCTCGTAAAGCGGGCCCGGCACCTGCAGGGGATAATTGCCGTGATTGCAGCGTTCCCAGGTGTAGAGATCCTTGGACCGTGCCAGCCCGACCCGCTGCACCCTGCCATATTCCGCCCGCGCAAGGCCGGTGTAGAACATGCGCCACTCGCCCTGCCGATCCGGATCGGGCGTCACATGCATCGTCCAGAGCATGTCATCATCCCATTCGCCCGGTTCACCGACGAAAAGTGCATTCTTGACCCGGCGCCATGTCATGCCGTCCGTGCTGACGGCGTGCGCGATGAAATCGTGATTGGGCAGCACCAGATGGAACA includes these proteins:
- a CDS encoding glycosyl hydrolase, which encodes MYASHGFLRSDIGDVDVVYHDGIYHLFHLVLPNHDFIAHAVSTDGMTWRRVKNALFVGEPGEWDDDMLWTMHVTPDPDRQGEWRMFYTGLARAEYGRVQRVGLARSKDLYTWERCNHGNYPLQVPGPLYESTVDEGRKWVSFRDPFFYVDEDTGERLLLASARVKEGPVIRRGCVGLARETKPDKFTFEPPLYRPGLYDDVEVPNLFRLDGRYYLMGSIREDTKIHYWYAETIEGPYQNFFDNVILPTGNYAGRICRTNDRLLLFNFFSKTEYVYGREVVKKLLPPPKELVTDSAGRLKLKSNSDFNDLVTHRQVVTASYQCKALYSNTYASAIDRPDGLHLSCKSGYEAFMLPGKHEDFRLKAQLMLEGLGKTGLVLRMNDEGDGYYLSLDLVNGIAQMRAWGANPTPEFEHAFRYEPLQEAHFRGSDHGPWQIEVVAHGLYFEFSIDGYVVLSLVDDSFIEGGIGFYTESAAVCLKDLVVETLSRPVTEHTVEPAYSVTHRAPDQEGEGR